One part of the Oligoflexus sp. genome encodes these proteins:
- the folE gene encoding GTP cyclohydrolase I FolE: protein MPKTNKSLRSQPINLPPEAAELGAVTRATARAVQKQQSAVEAGRRILDLTGENTEREGLRDTPQRFAKAYQALLDGYNLSPAEAVGKGVFPSEGQGLVAVEDVEFYSMCEHHLLPFWGKATVAYFPGEKILGLSKIPRLVDVFARRVQVQERITQQVLDAVQNLISPRAVMVKVQAQHLCMMMRGVEKQQSQTTTQSIYGFDNLQDYEKQQLLRLMK, encoded by the coding sequence ATGCCGAAGACGAACAAATCCCTGCGCAGTCAGCCTATCAACCTGCCACCCGAAGCGGCTGAACTGGGCGCCGTCACGCGAGCCACAGCGCGCGCTGTACAGAAACAGCAAAGCGCTGTGGAAGCCGGTCGCCGCATCCTGGATTTGACCGGAGAGAATACCGAGCGCGAAGGTCTGCGCGACACGCCTCAGCGTTTTGCCAAGGCCTACCAGGCTTTGCTGGACGGCTATAACCTTAGCCCGGCAGAAGCCGTCGGTAAAGGCGTCTTTCCCAGTGAAGGTCAGGGCCTCGTAGCAGTCGAGGACGTCGAGTTCTATTCCATGTGCGAACATCACCTGCTGCCCTTCTGGGGCAAAGCCACGGTCGCTTACTTTCCCGGTGAAAAGATTCTGGGCCTTTCGAAGATTCCCCGTCTCGTGGATGTCTTCGCTCGCCGCGTGCAGGTTCAGGAAAGGATCACCCAGCAGGTGCTGGATGCCGTGCAGAATCTGATCAGCCCGCGAGCCGTGATGGTCAAGGTCCAGGCCCAGCATCTCTGCATGATGATGCGCGGCGTGGAAAAGCAGCAGTCGCAGACGACCACCCAGTCCATCTATGGCTTCGACAATCTCCAGGACTATGAAAAGCAGCAGCTCTTGCGGCTGATGAAGTAA
- a CDS encoding MATE family efflux transporter has protein sequence MTRFESQKIRERSIYSLSGPVLFELLMLFMVPAVDAYYMTRVSPEAVAAVSAVLPVTGLGFILFAPLTQAGSSVAAQHLGANNHQLAGLTFSSLLGLNIILGLFMSLVFISFAPYLPEFVGLTGSLADLASLYIRALGFGYVFLAMKMTSSGIMNALGRTQINMWAAVLMNAVNLGLNHLFVTGALGFPKLGVIGIAAASGIAWLVSFLAALYFCHHYLARPKVIAASLPAVRETLGHVLRIGLPSSLEPLSYQLSQVVISRILVSLGVLAVTTKAYVANITLFSLLWGAAFASGTQIKISHLLGERSFKEATSQLVSGVKIALFGCTVLSLILAIGGPWFLRIFTEDPDVLRLGCQVLWVAVFLEWGRALNVIVGAALRASGDARFVAGFGVTSMWLLAVTGAYVIGVEAGLGLLGIWLVMSLDEHLRGWVSLRRWMSGRWQSKTVYR, from the coding sequence TTGACAAGGTTTGAGTCCCAGAAGATCCGTGAACGCAGCATCTACAGTCTCTCCGGTCCCGTCCTTTTTGAATTGCTCATGCTTTTTATGGTCCCCGCCGTGGACGCCTACTACATGACCCGCGTCTCGCCCGAAGCGGTGGCCGCCGTCAGCGCCGTGCTGCCCGTGACAGGGCTGGGCTTCATCCTTTTCGCACCCTTGACCCAGGCCGGTTCCAGCGTAGCGGCGCAGCACCTTGGTGCGAACAATCACCAGCTCGCCGGCCTGACCTTTTCTTCGCTGCTCGGTTTGAATATCATCCTGGGCCTTTTCATGAGCCTCGTCTTCATCAGTTTCGCCCCCTATCTTCCGGAATTCGTGGGGCTGACGGGAAGCCTTGCGGATCTGGCTTCGCTCTATATCCGCGCCTTGGGTTTCGGCTATGTGTTCCTGGCCATGAAGATGACCAGCTCCGGAATCATGAATGCCCTTGGTCGCACGCAGATCAATATGTGGGCAGCCGTGCTGATGAACGCGGTGAACCTGGGACTGAATCATCTCTTTGTTACAGGCGCCTTGGGTTTTCCCAAGCTCGGCGTCATCGGGATAGCCGCGGCCAGTGGCATTGCCTGGTTAGTCTCGTTTCTGGCCGCGCTTTATTTCTGTCATCACTACCTTGCAAGGCCGAAGGTCATAGCCGCGAGCCTGCCCGCTGTGCGGGAAACCCTCGGGCATGTGCTGAGAATCGGTCTGCCTTCGTCTTTGGAACCACTCTCCTATCAGTTAAGCCAGGTCGTGATCAGCCGCATCCTCGTGAGCCTGGGAGTCCTGGCCGTGACGACCAAGGCCTACGTCGCGAACATCACACTTTTCTCGCTCCTTTGGGGTGCGGCTTTCGCCAGCGGCACCCAGATCAAGATTTCACATCTGCTCGGGGAAAGGTCCTTCAAGGAAGCGACCTCGCAACTTGTGTCGGGCGTGAAGATCGCGCTCTTCGGCTGCACGGTCCTAAGCCTGATCCTGGCCATCGGCGGCCCCTGGTTTTTGCGCATTTTCACCGAGGATCCTGACGTTCTGCGGCTCGGCTGCCAGGTGTTGTGGGTGGCTGTGTTTTTGGAATGGGGTCGGGCGCTGAACGTCATCGTGGGAGCGGCCTTGCGTGCTTCAGGGGACGCGAGGTTCGTGGCCGGGTTCGGCGTGACCAGCATGTGGCTCCTGGCGGTCACGGGAGCCTATGTGATCGGTGTGGAAGCCGGACTCGGACTGCTCGGCATC
- a CDS encoding glutathione peroxidase, which translates to MGIYDFKAKTIDGHEQSLADFRGQTLLIVNTASGCGFTPQYKGLEQLYETYKDRKFTVLGFPCNQFGKQESGSEADIKSFCEMNFGVKFPLFAKIDVKGPKAHPLYQYLVKEKPGFIFKDIKWNFTKFLVDKDGRVVKRYAPTVKPEAITADIEKLLKG; encoded by the coding sequence ATGGGTATTTACGATTTTAAGGCCAAGACAATCGATGGCCATGAGCAATCCCTTGCTGACTTCCGCGGGCAGACTCTTCTGATCGTGAATACTGCCAGTGGCTGTGGCTTCACGCCGCAGTACAAGGGCCTTGAGCAGCTTTATGAAACTTACAAAGACAGGAAGTTCACGGTCCTCGGTTTTCCCTGCAATCAGTTCGGCAAGCAGGAAAGCGGCTCCGAGGCGGATATCAAATCCTTCTGTGAAATGAATTTCGGCGTGAAGTTTCCGCTGTTCGCCAAGATCGATGTGAAAGGGCCCAAGGCCCATCCCCTTTACCAGTACCTTGTGAAAGAAAAACCCGGCTTCATCTTCAAGGATATCAAGTGGAACTTCACCAAGTTCCTGGTGGATAAAGACGGCCGGGTCGTCAAGCGCTATGCGCCGACGGTGAAGCCGGAGGCGATCACGGCGGATATTGAGAAACTTTTGAAAGGCTGA
- a CDS encoding DUF1622 domain-containing protein, producing MEEILRRMVSIFMALTETAALIIIFFGALRAFILFIVNTLKRRSAESFIVVRLDLGRFLALGLEFQLAADLLRTAVAPSFEEIGKLAAVATIRTALNYFLSREIREERKEVSVDKV from the coding sequence ATGGAAGAGATCCTTCGACGCATGGTTTCCATCTTCATGGCCCTGACCGAAACCGCGGCGCTGATCATCATATTTTTCGGAGCGCTGCGCGCCTTCATCCTTTTTATCGTGAACACTCTGAAACGTCGTTCCGCGGAAAGTTTTATCGTCGTGCGGCTGGACCTTGGGCGTTTTCTTGCTTTAGGATTGGAATTTCAATTGGCCGCTGATTTGCTCCGCACCGCAGTCGCGCCCTCCTTTGAAGAAATCGGAAAATTAGCCGCCGTGGCCACCATTCGGACAGCTTTGAATTACTTTTTGAGCCGCGAGATTCGAGAGGAAAGAAAGGAAGTGTCGGTTGACAAGGTTTGA
- a CDS encoding ABC transporter substrate-binding protein — protein MKAPHLLFMSMGVKDLPLGPEFNYFEDEHIFLLMKGAVGNMTLWKLRWLAWAFLGLTSPAESSDSLVKLATGESYKPAIDFEQPGGGPLVENVRRIFLEMGLTPKIEPMPWKRAYLETQKTTYLASFPWYRDSEREKDFYFSDPLFVKPTVAVLRKSLDLPRLTLDNVQHRITCDTLGSTIWNGLKNDAKVKLVYVNDPAQCQQMLGNGRIDFLMMHPDQAAIHERKGHKVVEDDLELSFNGHLIISRQEPHGEILIRRFNEAMKRLMEQKSWQPIFPVPAK, from the coding sequence ATGAAAGCTCCGCATCTGTTGTTCATGTCCATGGGTGTAAAAGATCTTCCCCTGGGTCCTGAATTCAATTATTTTGAAGACGAGCACATATTTTTACTCATGAAAGGGGCGGTGGGGAACATGACACTGTGGAAGCTGCGCTGGCTGGCCTGGGCCTTTCTGGGATTGACCAGCCCTGCGGAATCGAGTGATTCGCTTGTGAAGCTGGCGACAGGGGAATCGTATAAACCAGCCATCGACTTTGAGCAGCCCGGCGGCGGCCCTTTGGTGGAGAATGTCAGACGGATCTTTCTGGAGATGGGGCTGACACCGAAAATCGAACCCATGCCCTGGAAACGAGCCTATCTGGAAACGCAGAAGACCACTTACCTCGCAAGTTTTCCCTGGTATCGGGATAGCGAACGCGAAAAGGATTTCTATTTTTCCGATCCGCTTTTTGTGAAGCCCACGGTCGCTGTCCTCAGAAAATCCCTCGATCTCCCGCGCCTGACGCTCGACAACGTCCAGCATCGCATTACCTGCGATACTCTGGGCAGCACCATCTGGAATGGATTAAAGAATGACGCGAAGGTGAAGCTCGTTTATGTCAACGATCCCGCGCAGTGTCAGCAGATGCTGGGCAATGGTCGGATTGATTTTCTCATGATGCATCCCGATCAGGCGGCCATTCACGAGCGCAAGGGGCATAAGGTGGTCGAAGACGACCTGGAACTCTCGTTCAACGGGCATTTGATTATTTCGCGGCAGGAACCGCATGGCGAAATCCTCATCCGGCGCTTCAATGAGGCGATGAAGCGGCTGATGGAGCAAAAGAGCTGGCAGCCGATCTTTCCGGTGCCAGCCAAGTAA
- a CDS encoding MFS transporter produces the protein MKESVLNEPSFRLFLVYRLLVTLAIQMQSVAVAWQVYNLSHSALHLGYVGLAIFLPNLLFALPGGRAADRYPRRRTMLISISLILLTSASLLLSHLFPRNGLGQIYITLGLLGLARAYYGPAATAYLAQLVPTHQLPRAVAINSTAFQLSTIMGPALAGVIVALPDASVATVYATCLVFLLAAVLILLRLPMLPVPGGPGRDLDILGGLRYVWGNKLILGAISLDLFAVLLGGAVALLPVFARDILHVGAAGLGTMRSAPALGATLMAIYLSLRPLKGHVGHKMLGAVLLFGIATVGFGLSRNYHFSLACLVLLGATDMISVVVRQTLIQTHTPDVMRGRVSAVNMVFIGASNELGEFESGVTAAWLGTVPAVVLGGVGTCLVVLIWSLIFPTLRKVDKLHLGQ, from the coding sequence ATGAAAGAAAGCGTCCTGAACGAACCCTCGTTTCGGCTCTTTCTTGTCTATCGGCTGCTGGTGACCCTGGCGATTCAGATGCAATCGGTGGCGGTCGCCTGGCAGGTCTATAATCTTTCACATAGCGCCCTGCACCTTGGTTACGTGGGCCTTGCGATCTTCCTTCCGAACCTTCTTTTTGCCTTGCCGGGTGGGCGTGCGGCCGATCGCTATCCGCGAAGGCGGACCATGCTCATCAGCATCAGCCTGATTCTTCTGACCTCGGCCTCGCTGCTTCTCTCCCATCTTTTTCCCCGGAATGGACTCGGGCAGATTTATATCACGCTTGGCCTTCTGGGATTGGCGCGGGCTTATTACGGCCCGGCGGCCACTGCCTATCTTGCCCAGCTTGTGCCGACCCATCAGCTGCCGCGGGCGGTCGCTATCAATTCCACTGCATTTCAGCTGTCCACCATCATGGGCCCGGCCTTGGCGGGTGTGATTGTGGCTCTGCCCGACGCTTCGGTGGCCACGGTGTATGCGACCTGTCTCGTCTTTTTGCTGGCCGCTGTTCTGATCCTTCTCAGGCTGCCGATGCTGCCGGTTCCCGGCGGACCAGGTCGCGATCTGGACATCCTGGGCGGGCTTCGTTATGTCTGGGGAAACAAGCTGATCCTGGGCGCTATTTCGCTCGATCTTTTTGCTGTGCTTTTAGGGGGCGCGGTCGCTCTTTTGCCGGTCTTCGCCCGGGACATCCTGCATGTGGGGGCGGCGGGGCTCGGAACGATGCGGAGTGCCCCGGCCTTGGGTGCGACGCTGATGGCGATCTATCTTTCCCTGCGGCCTTTGAAGGGCCATGTCGGTCATAAGATGCTCGGGGCCGTGCTGCTCTTTGGCATCGCCACCGTGGGTTTCGGACTGTCCAGGAACTATCATTTTTCCCTCGCTTGCCTTGTGCTGCTGGGCGCCACCGATATGATCAGCGTGGTCGTGCGGCAGACTCTGATTCAAACTCACACGCCGGATGTCATGCGAGGCCGGGTGAGTGCTGTGAATATGGTGTTCATCGGCGCTTCGAATGAACTCGGTGAATTCGAATCAGGCGTGACTGCCGCCTGGCTTGGCACTGTGCCGGCTGTGGTGCTGGGGGGCGTTGGAACCTGTCTTGTCGTTCTGATTTGGTCCCTTATCTTTCCCACTTTGCGTAAAGTCGACAAGCTCCACCTCGGACAGTAG